The following coding sequences are from one Thermaerobacter subterraneus DSM 13965 window:
- a CDS encoding isoprenyl transferase: protein MTHPVERQGRAAPRPEEVELHRRIDRVRALGRMPRHVAIIMDGNGRWAQRRGWPRVAGHRAGVESVREIVRFAGDIGLEVLTLYAFSTENWRRPPAEVRALMGLLVEHIRRDLNELHRNGVQIRVIGDPAGLPALPRREVLRAVETTRHNRRMVLVLALNYGARWELARAARLVAERAARGEIDPAAIDETVLAAHLQTADLPDPDLLIRPSGEWRISNFLLWQIAYSELWFTPVAWPDFRPVHLVEAIEDFARRERRFGGLGPGAGARARDGTQPALAGDLAGEGEHSSGRPAAPGAAGTADAAGPQGAGPAAGPAGPAAPQRAAGPAAGPDAAAGERAVPGGDGAVLQAGRPAAGNGDGAVSAGAGPGAGAGAGSRAARGGGSRPGGGGSPRPASGGGASAPC, encoded by the coding sequence GTGACCCATCCCGTTGAGCGGCAAGGCCGGGCAGCGCCCCGGCCGGAGGAGGTGGAACTGCATCGCCGGATCGACCGGGTGCGGGCGCTGGGCCGGATGCCGCGGCACGTGGCCATCATCATGGACGGCAACGGTCGCTGGGCCCAGCGCCGGGGCTGGCCGCGGGTGGCCGGCCACCGGGCCGGAGTCGAGAGCGTGCGGGAGATCGTGCGCTTCGCCGGGGACATCGGCCTGGAGGTCCTGACCCTCTACGCCTTCTCCACGGAGAACTGGCGGCGGCCGCCGGCCGAGGTCCGCGCCCTGATGGGCCTCCTGGTGGAGCACATCCGCCGGGACCTCAACGAGCTTCACCGCAACGGCGTGCAGATCCGGGTGATCGGCGACCCCGCGGGGCTGCCGGCGCTGCCGCGGCGGGAGGTCTTGCGGGCGGTGGAGACCACCCGCCACAACCGCCGCATGGTGCTGGTGCTGGCCCTCAACTACGGCGCCCGCTGGGAGCTGGCCCGGGCTGCCCGGCTGGTGGCCGAGCGCGCCGCCCGGGGCGAGATCGATCCTGCGGCCATCGACGAGACGGTCCTGGCGGCCCACCTGCAAACGGCGGACCTGCCCGACCCCGACCTCTTGATCCGGCCCAGCGGCGAGTGGCGCATCTCCAACTTCCTGCTCTGGCAGATCGCCTACAGCGAGCTCTGGTTCACCCCCGTGGCCTGGCCCGATTTCCGCCCCGTGCACCTGGTGGAGGCCATCGAGGACTTCGCGCGGCGGGAGCGGCGCTTTGGGGGCCTGGGTCCCGGGGCGGGCGCCCGGGCCCGGGACGGGACGCAGCCCGCCCTGGCCGGTGACCTGGCCGGCGAGGGGGAGCATTCCTCCGGCCGGCCGGCGGCGCCCGGCGCGGCGGGTACGGCGGACGCTGCGGGGCCGCAGGGGGCAGGTCCGGCGGCGGGCCCGGCTGGCCCCGCGGCGCCGCAGCGGGCAGCGGGCCCGGCGGCGGGGCCGGACGCGGCTGCCGGGGAGCGGGCGGTGCCCGGTGGGGACGGTGCGGTGCTGCAGGCCGGCCGCCCCGCAGCGGGCAACGGTGACGGCGCCGTGTCGGCCGGCGCCGGACCCGGGGCCGGCGCCGGCGCCGGCAGCCGGGCGGCGAGGGGCGGGGGATCCCGGCCGGGAGGCGGTGGCAGTCCCCGGCCCGCAAGCGGCGGGGGCGCATCCGCTCCATGCTGA
- a CDS encoding phosphatidate cytidylyltransferase, giving the protein MLKARVVTAVLLLPPVLWAVARGGPALAALLAVVGLLAGWEAAGLLAAGTTGGRRAAPAERWPPARHRAARPAAAVRGACALGGALPSVSLALLPGPAMVAMAAGGAGAVMAAALAAAMTAGFHRAGPGSGWARPGPGGGLPGMGNPGQGGSVFAASARAALLGAAVTLWVGVPLAHALWLRRAGVAWLLVPLVILWVQDIAAFFVGRAVGRHRMAPRISPGKTWEGAAGGLAAGLLVAIALAGLLDVDPAGLLPAAAAVAVAGQAGDLFESYWKRRAGLKDSGALLPGHGGMLDRIDSLLPALLLFNWWMQPWR; this is encoded by the coding sequence ATGCTGAAGGCACGGGTCGTCACCGCCGTCCTGCTGTTGCCGCCGGTGCTGTGGGCCGTCGCCCGGGGCGGGCCGGCCCTGGCTGCCCTGCTGGCCGTGGTGGGCCTGCTGGCGGGCTGGGAGGCCGCGGGCCTGCTGGCGGCAGGGACGACCGGCGGGCGGCGGGCCGCACCGGCGGAGCGGTGGCCGCCGGCCCGCCACCGGGCTGCCCGGCCGGCCGCGGCGGTGCGCGGTGCCTGTGCCCTGGGCGGGGCCCTGCCGAGCGTAAGCCTGGCCCTGCTGCCCGGTCCGGCCATGGTCGCCATGGCAGCGGGCGGGGCTGGGGCGGTCATGGCGGCCGCCCTGGCGGCCGCCATGACCGCCGGGTTCCACCGCGCGGGACCTGGGTCCGGCTGGGCCAGGCCGGGGCCCGGCGGGGGCCTGCCGGGGATGGGGAATCCCGGGCAGGGCGGCTCCGTCTTTGCCGCCTCAGCCCGGGCCGCCCTGCTGGGAGCGGCCGTCACCCTCTGGGTCGGGGTGCCCCTGGCCCATGCCCTCTGGCTGCGCCGGGCGGGGGTGGCCTGGTTGCTGGTGCCGCTGGTGATCCTGTGGGTCCAGGACATCGCCGCCTTCTTCGTCGGCCGGGCGGTGGGCCGCCACCGCATGGCGCCGCGCATCTCCCCCGGCAAGACCTGGGAGGGGGCAGCGGGTGGCCTGGCGGCCGGTCTGCTGGTGGCCATCGCCCTGGCCGGCCTCCTGGATGTGGACCCGGCCGGCCTCTTGCCGGCGGCCGCGGCCGTGGCCGTCGCAGGCCAGGCGGGTGACCTCTTCGAATCCTACTGGAAGCGGCGGGCTGGCCTGAAGGATTCGGGAGCGCTGCTGCCGGGGCACGGCGGCATGCTGGACCGGATCGACAGCCTGCTGCCGGCTTTGCTCCTCTTCAACTGGTGGATGCAGCCGTGGCGGTAG
- the ispG gene encoding flavodoxin-dependent (E)-4-hydroxy-3-methylbut-2-enyl-diphosphate synthase, with amino-acid sequence MMELGPKPRRRTPTVWVGPVPIGSDHPVVVQSMTNTDTADAEATAAQVIDLARAGSEVVRITVNREEAAAAVPRIVERVRAAGYATPLVGDFHYNGHVLLTRYPECARALDKYRINPGNVGARQKDRNFAQIIEVALKYEKPVRIGVNWGSLDQDLLTELMDANARRPNPRSAREVLLEAMVESALRSARLAEELGMPHDRIILSAKVSEVQDLIAVYRTLAARCDYPLHLGLTEAGMGMKGIVASTAGLAVLLQEGIGDTIRISLTPTPGGDRAEEVRVAQQILQSLGLRTFVPQVSSCPGCGRTTSTFFQEMARDVQAYIQRRLPEWRRRYPGVETLKVAVMGCVVNGPGESRHADIGISLPGTFEEPTAPVFIDGEKYTTLRGDDIVPRFLQILEDYVARRFGRNGEGKGAAAPAGREAAAPTRRGEEDAGGEAAGPAARSGGGRPGRPAAGTPAGRAGGRAAGT; translated from the coding sequence ATGATGGAACTCGGCCCCAAGCCGCGCCGGCGAACGCCCACCGTCTGGGTGGGCCCGGTGCCCATCGGCAGCGACCACCCGGTGGTCGTCCAGTCGATGACCAACACCGACACCGCCGATGCCGAGGCCACCGCCGCCCAGGTCATTGATCTGGCCCGGGCGGGCAGCGAGGTGGTCCGGATCACCGTCAACCGGGAGGAAGCGGCCGCGGCGGTGCCCCGCATCGTGGAGCGGGTGCGGGCGGCAGGGTATGCCACGCCCCTGGTGGGCGACTTCCACTACAACGGCCACGTGCTGCTCACCCGCTACCCCGAATGCGCCCGCGCCCTGGACAAGTACCGGATCAACCCGGGGAATGTGGGCGCCCGGCAAAAGGATCGCAACTTCGCCCAGATCATCGAGGTCGCCCTGAAGTATGAGAAGCCGGTGCGCATCGGGGTGAACTGGGGTTCCCTGGATCAAGACCTGCTGACGGAACTGATGGATGCCAATGCCCGCCGGCCCAACCCCCGCAGCGCCCGGGAAGTTCTGCTGGAGGCCATGGTGGAGAGCGCCCTACGCTCGGCCCGGTTGGCGGAGGAACTGGGCATGCCCCATGACCGCATCATCCTCAGCGCCAAGGTCTCCGAGGTCCAGGACCTGATCGCCGTCTACCGCACCCTGGCGGCCCGCTGCGACTACCCCCTGCACCTGGGCCTTACCGAGGCCGGCATGGGCATGAAGGGCATCGTGGCCAGCACGGCGGGCCTGGCGGTGCTGCTGCAGGAGGGGATCGGGGACACCATCCGCATCTCCCTGACGCCCACCCCGGGCGGCGACCGGGCGGAGGAGGTGCGGGTGGCCCAGCAGATCCTCCAGTCCCTGGGCCTGCGGACCTTCGTGCCCCAGGTCAGTTCCTGCCCCGGCTGTGGTCGTACCACCAGCACCTTCTTCCAGGAGATGGCCCGGGACGTGCAGGCCTACATCCAGCGGCGCCTGCCCGAGTGGCGCCGGCGCTACCCCGGCGTGGAGACCCTGAAGGTGGCGGTCATGGGCTGTGTGGTGAACGGCCCCGGGGAGAGCCGCCACGCCGACATCGGCATCTCCCTGCCGGGCACCTTCGAAGAGCCCACCGCTCCGGTCTTCATCGACGGCGAGAAGTACACCACCCTGCGGGGCGACGACATCGTGCCGCGGTTTCTCCAGATCCTGGAGGACTACGTCGCCCGCCGCTTCGGCCGTAACGGGGAAGGAAAGGGGGCGGCCGCTCCGGCCGGTCGGGAAGCGGCGGCTCCGACCCGCCGCGGCGAGGAGGATGCCGGCGGAGAGGCCGCAGGACCCGCAGCCCGCAGCGGGGGAGGACGCCCCGGCAGGCCCGCCGCCGGTACCCCGGCCGGCCGCGCCGGTGGCCGGGCCGCCGGCACGTAG
- a CDS encoding MgtC/SapB family protein, with the protein MRPEASWVDLQSLALSLALGLLVGLERHRAGKELGMRTFAFTALAGTLAASTEPPYRLPFMLAVLAFTALVVLINSWQNLRAHESVEITTSVALLLTALNGILVGRGQIFTPVAATILMLLLLSWKEELVGWTALISRDEVHAAIYLGVISFVILPVLPDEPVDPWGLFDLRRVWLMVVLISAIGFANYVLLRVYGARGVTYTGFLGGLVNSTATVAEMALKVGANPPLERFAFRGVMLAKAAMFIRNGLVLGLFAPVALPYGLLPVGLMLVLALVLAARARVPAGEEAPEVRLTSPFSVRAALEFGLVFLVLNVIATLGQRYLGTAGFYGVSFLGGLVSSASSAATAANLAAQGRIAPSQAAYGTVLASLASAVILVPIVQRAARGTALGRQLLITIVGMVVAGGLGLLLNPLFLAATGLAP; encoded by the coding sequence ATGCGGCCGGAAGCAAGCTGGGTCGACCTGCAAAGCCTGGCCCTGTCCCTGGCCCTGGGCCTCCTGGTAGGCCTGGAGCGGCACCGGGCGGGCAAGGAACTGGGTATGCGCACCTTCGCCTTCACCGCCCTGGCCGGGACCCTGGCGGCCTCCACCGAACCGCCCTACCGGTTGCCCTTCATGCTGGCCGTCCTGGCCTTCACCGCCCTGGTGGTGCTGATCAACAGCTGGCAGAACCTGCGCGCCCACGAAAGCGTCGAGATCACCACCTCCGTGGCCCTCCTGCTCACCGCCCTGAACGGCATCCTGGTGGGCCGCGGCCAGATCTTCACGCCCGTGGCGGCCACCATCCTGATGCTGCTCCTGCTTTCCTGGAAGGAGGAGCTGGTGGGCTGGACGGCCCTGATCTCCCGGGACGAGGTCCACGCGGCCATCTACCTGGGGGTGATCTCCTTTGTCATCCTGCCCGTCCTGCCGGACGAGCCCGTCGACCCCTGGGGCCTGTTCGACCTGCGCCGGGTGTGGCTCATGGTGGTGCTGATCTCGGCCATCGGGTTCGCCAACTACGTGCTCCTGCGGGTCTACGGCGCGCGGGGCGTCACCTACACGGGCTTCCTGGGCGGGCTGGTGAACAGCACCGCCACCGTGGCCGAGATGGCCCTCAAGGTCGGTGCGAACCCGCCGCTGGAGCGGTTTGCCTTCCGCGGCGTGATGCTGGCCAAGGCGGCGATGTTCATCCGCAACGGCCTGGTCCTGGGCCTGTTCGCTCCCGTGGCCCTGCCCTACGGCCTCCTGCCCGTGGGGCTCATGCTGGTCCTCGCCCTGGTGCTGGCCGCCCGGGCCCGGGTGCCGGCCGGGGAAGAAGCGCCGGAGGTCCGGCTGACCTCGCCCTTTTCGGTGCGGGCGGCCCTGGAGTTCGGGCTGGTGTTTCTGGTGCTGAACGTCATCGCCACCCTGGGCCAGCGGTACCTGGGCACCGCCGGGTTCTACGGCGTGAGCTTCCTCGGCGGTCTGGTGTCCAGCGCCTCCAGCGCCGCCACCGCCGCCAACCTGGCCGCCCAGGGCCGGATCGCACCGTCCCAGGCCGCCTACGGCACCGTTCTGGCCTCCCTGGCCAGCGCCGTCATCCTGGTGCCCATCGTCCAGCGGGCGGCCCGGGGCACGGCCCTGGGCCGCCAGCTCCTGATCACCATCGTAGGGATGGTGGTGGCGGGGGGGCTGGGCTTGCTGCTGAACCCCCTCTTCCTGGCGGCCACCGGCCTGGCGCCGTAG
- the rimP gene encoding ribosome maturation factor RimP translates to MSNRKVEAAVAQLAEPLAEQRGLVLLDVEYRREGGRWFLQCVVDREGGVTMDECAAFSEALDPVLEGVDGLAEDVVVEVMSPGLDRTLRNDREFAWFRGREVEVTTYRPVDGRRRFQGRLEGLEDGHVVVAGREGIHRIPRDAVAKTQLQVRI, encoded by the coding sequence GTGAGCAACCGCAAGGTGGAGGCGGCCGTCGCCCAGCTGGCGGAGCCCCTGGCCGAGCAGCGGGGGCTGGTCCTGCTGGACGTGGAGTACCGCCGGGAGGGCGGGCGCTGGTTCCTCCAGTGCGTGGTGGACCGGGAGGGCGGCGTGACCATGGATGAGTGCGCCGCCTTCAGCGAGGCGCTGGATCCGGTGCTGGAGGGTGTGGACGGCCTGGCCGAGGACGTGGTGGTGGAGGTCATGTCCCCGGGCCTCGACCGCACCCTGCGCAACGATCGGGAGTTTGCCTGGTTCCGGGGGCGCGAGGTGGAGGTGACCACCTACCGCCCCGTGGACGGCCGGCGGCGATTCCAGGGTCGCCTGGAGGGACTGGAAGACGGGCACGTGGTGGTCGCCGGCCGGGAGGGGATCCACCGCATTCCCCGCGACGCGGTGGCCAAGACCCAGCTTCAGGTGCGGATCTAG
- a CDS encoding PASTA domain-containing protein: MTPLQDLVGLPLAEARRRLAGAGLSVTVTVTAAPEEPARRRARQVGPRLTLWRVVRAEAGEAPGQVRLLVAAFPLPPLPRADLEAALGEAAAGSWGPPSGGSLDAGAPGGAGAAAGDGGAGPVKAGPAETAAPRPGGAGTGPGAPRSGRGVASAAEQGSGAGRDAAGREGEGAGDPSR; this comes from the coding sequence GTGACGCCGTTGCAGGACCTGGTGGGCCTGCCCCTGGCGGAAGCGCGCCGGCGCCTGGCAGGGGCAGGTCTTTCCGTTACCGTCACGGTGACCGCCGCGCCGGAGGAACCGGCCCGGCGCCGGGCCCGCCAGGTGGGCCCCCGGCTGACCCTGTGGCGGGTGGTGCGGGCGGAGGCAGGCGAGGCGCCCGGCCAGGTGCGGCTCCTGGTGGCGGCCTTTCCCCTCCCCCCCCTGCCGCGGGCGGACCTGGAGGCCGCCCTGGGCGAGGCGGCCGCCGGGAGCTGGGGGCCGCCCAGCGGGGGTTCCCTGGATGCCGGTGCGCCCGGCGGGGCGGGCGCCGCCGCGGGGGACGGGGGCGCAGGCCCGGTCAAGGCGGGCCCCGCGGAGACGGCCGCCCCGCGGCCGGGTGGAGCCGGCACCGGCCCCGGGGCGCCGCGCTCCGGGCGGGGCGTGGCGAGTGCCGCGGAGCAAGGGAGCGGGGCCGGGCGGGACGCAGCCGGGAGAGAAGGAGAGGGAGCCGGTGACCCATCCCGTTGA
- the rseP gene encoding RIP metalloprotease RseP, which translates to MIWTIAVFALLIVIHELGHFWAAKRSGVLVHEFALGFGPRLAFVRRGETEYSLRLLPLGGFVRMAGMQPDEEGLEDVPPERRFLGRPLGDRVKIIAAGPLMNVALAIVLFALVFAVIGVPVARPVVGEVVPGYPAAEAGLQPGDRIVAIDGRPVESWDQVVAAIREAAGRPVQLTIQRQGRELAVQVTPRSDPRRPGTGVVGIRPLVETVRTGVVEAVSRGAQATWQVAAGFVTALVHMLTGRGGFDVIGPVGIGQQIGEAAQVGLSQVVLLAAILSANLALVNLLPVPALDGGRLVFLVVEAVRGRPVDPEQENLIHFVGFALLMLLAIVITYRDLLRLNAS; encoded by the coding sequence GTGATCTGGACGATCGCCGTCTTCGCGCTGCTCATCGTGATCCACGAGCTGGGCCACTTCTGGGCGGCCAAGCGAAGCGGCGTGCTGGTCCACGAGTTCGCCCTGGGTTTCGGGCCCCGGCTGGCCTTTGTGCGCCGGGGCGAGACGGAGTACAGCCTGCGGCTCCTGCCGCTGGGCGGGTTCGTCCGCATGGCGGGGATGCAGCCCGACGAGGAAGGGCTGGAGGACGTCCCGCCCGAGCGGCGCTTCCTCGGCCGGCCCCTGGGCGATCGGGTGAAGATCATCGCCGCGGGGCCGCTGATGAACGTGGCCCTGGCCATCGTGCTGTTCGCCCTGGTCTTTGCCGTCATCGGCGTCCCCGTGGCGCGGCCCGTGGTGGGGGAAGTGGTGCCGGGCTACCCCGCGGCGGAGGCGGGCCTGCAGCCCGGAGACCGCATCGTGGCCATCGACGGCCGGCCGGTCGAGTCCTGGGACCAGGTGGTGGCCGCCATCCGGGAGGCGGCCGGCCGGCCCGTCCAGCTCACCATCCAGCGCCAGGGCCGGGAACTGGCGGTCCAGGTGACGCCCCGCTCCGATCCCCGGCGCCCGGGAACCGGTGTGGTCGGCATCCGTCCCCTGGTGGAGACGGTGCGCACCGGGGTGGTGGAAGCCGTCAGCCGCGGCGCCCAGGCGACCTGGCAGGTGGCGGCGGGGTTCGTCACGGCGCTGGTCCACATGCTGACGGGGCGCGGCGGGTTCGACGTGATCGGCCCCGTGGGCATCGGGCAGCAGATCGGCGAGGCGGCCCAGGTGGGACTGAGCCAGGTGGTGTTGCTGGCGGCCATCCTTTCGGCCAACCTGGCGCTGGTCAACCTGCTGCCCGTCCCGGCCCTGGACGGGGGCCGTCTGGTGTTCCTTGTCGTGGAGGCGGTCCGCGGGCGGCCGGTGGATCCGGAGCAGGAGAACTTGATCCACTTCGTCGGCTTTGCCCTGCTGATGCTGCTGGCCATCGTGATCACCTACCGCGATCTCTTGCGACTGAACGCGTCGTGA
- a CDS encoding proline--tRNA ligase: MRWTRLLIPTLRDDPAEAEIASHRLMLRAGLIRRVTAGIYEWLPLGRRAVVKVETIVREEMNRKGGLEVGLPIVQPAELWRETGRWAQYGEEMWRLKDRHGREYCLGPTHEEIITDLVRATVSSYRQLPLLLYQIQNKYRDEIRPRFGVMRAREFIMKDAYSFDVDAEGLERSYQAMDDAYRRIFSRCGLVFRPVAADPGAIGGSGTHEFMALADYGEALIVYCDACGYAANVEKATSRLAPPVDEAPRPLEKRATPGVRTIAQLAEAEGIPPQRQIKILFYWAIYDGRDPQLVAALVRGDRELNEVKLKNATGALDVRMASREEVLEVAGAPTGSAGPVGLKGVPVLADEEVMALRNTACGANEEGYHFFNVNPGRDFTPDRVTDLRLVGAGDACPECGTPMAAARGIEVGQIFKLWTKYSEALGCTFKDADGQERPMVMGCYGIGITRTVAAVIEQHHDEKGIIWPMSVAPYHVVVVPVNYAEPDQRQAAERVYGQLLEAGVEAVLDDRDERPGVKFNDADLIGFPLRVTVGPRGLVEGKVEVVERATGRATPVPVDQAAAEVARRVRQALDELNRRDGSVGKR, encoded by the coding sequence ATGCGGTGGACCCGGCTGCTGATTCCCACCCTGCGGGACGACCCGGCCGAAGCGGAGATCGCCAGCCACCGCCTGATGTTGCGGGCGGGATTGATCCGGCGGGTGACGGCCGGCATCTACGAGTGGCTGCCCCTGGGCCGGCGGGCGGTGGTCAAGGTGGAGACCATCGTCCGGGAGGAGATGAACCGGAAGGGCGGCCTGGAGGTCGGCCTGCCCATCGTCCAGCCGGCGGAGCTCTGGCGGGAGACGGGCCGCTGGGCCCAGTACGGCGAGGAGATGTGGCGCCTCAAGGACCGGCACGGCCGCGAGTACTGCCTGGGGCCGACCCACGAGGAGATCATCACCGACCTGGTGCGGGCCACGGTCAGCTCCTACCGGCAACTGCCCCTGTTGCTCTACCAGATCCAGAACAAGTACCGGGACGAGATCCGGCCCCGCTTCGGCGTGATGCGCGCCCGGGAGTTCATCATGAAGGACGCCTACTCCTTCGACGTCGATGCCGAGGGGCTGGAGCGCAGCTACCAGGCCATGGACGACGCCTACCGACGCATCTTCAGCCGCTGCGGCCTGGTCTTCCGGCCGGTGGCGGCCGATCCGGGCGCCATCGGCGGCTCGGGCACCCACGAGTTCATGGCCCTGGCGGACTACGGGGAGGCCCTGATCGTATACTGCGATGCGTGCGGTTACGCGGCCAACGTGGAGAAGGCCACCAGCCGCCTGGCCCCGCCCGTCGACGAGGCGCCCCGGCCCCTGGAGAAGCGGGCCACGCCGGGCGTCCGCACCATCGCCCAGCTGGCCGAGGCGGAGGGCATCCCGCCCCAGCGCCAGATCAAGATCCTGTTCTACTGGGCGATCTACGACGGGCGGGATCCTCAGCTGGTGGCGGCCCTGGTGCGCGGGGACCGCGAGCTCAACGAGGTGAAGTTGAAGAACGCCACCGGCGCCCTGGACGTGCGGATGGCCTCCCGGGAGGAGGTGCTGGAGGTGGCCGGGGCCCCCACGGGGTCGGCGGGGCCGGTGGGCCTCAAGGGCGTGCCCGTGCTGGCCGACGAGGAAGTGATGGCCCTGCGCAACACCGCCTGCGGCGCCAACGAGGAAGGCTACCACTTCTTCAACGTCAACCCGGGCCGGGACTTCACCCCCGACCGGGTGACGGACCTGCGCCTGGTGGGCGCGGGCGACGCGTGTCCCGAGTGCGGCACGCCCATGGCCGCGGCCCGGGGGATCGAGGTGGGCCAGATCTTCAAGCTGTGGACCAAGTACAGCGAGGCCCTGGGCTGCACCTTCAAGGACGCCGACGGCCAGGAGCGGCCCATGGTGATGGGCTGCTACGGCATCGGCATCACGCGGACGGTGGCGGCGGTCATCGAGCAGCACCACGACGAGAAGGGCATCATCTGGCCCATGTCCGTGGCGCCGTACCACGTGGTGGTGGTGCCGGTCAACTATGCCGAACCCGACCAGCGCCAGGCCGCCGAGCGGGTCTACGGCCAGCTGCTCGAGGCGGGCGTGGAGGCGGTGCTGGACGACCGGGACGAGCGGCCCGGCGTCAAGTTCAACGACGCCGACCTGATCGGGTTCCCCCTGCGGGTCACCGTGGGGCCGCGCGGCCTGGTGGAGGGCAAGGTCGAGGTGGTGGAACGGGCTACCGGCCGGGCCACGCCGGTGCCGGTGGACCAGGCGGCGGCCGAGGTGGCTCGCCGGGTGCGGCAGGCCCTGGATGAGCTGAACCGGCGGGACGGCTCGGTGGGCAAGCGTTAA
- a CDS encoding 1-deoxy-D-xylulose-5-phosphate reductoisomerase, with protein sequence MGVRSSRPPVPGGNRLRQAAGDGARGSGAAAAGGSIQSLAGEPKGEAEGPLKSIAPVAAAGRRAQEPAAAPAAGSTQPPLSEPVRGDAGPSGCRGAGGPVAGRRREPGPRDEAGAGTGVVILGSTGSIGRQAADVIARMPGRLRAVGLAAGRDGARLLEQVRRLKPEVVALEDPEAGRRWKPVLEREGVRVLVGPGSAEVLATWPGARRVLSAITGAAGLRPTLAALEAGRDVALANKESLVAAGDLVTRVAAARGVRLLPVDSEHSALFQCLQGRRAEEVERLILTASGGPFRGWSREALARVTPAEAVRHPNWSMGAKISVDSATLMNKGLEVIEAHWLFGLPAERIAVVVHPQSIVHGLVELVDGATVAVLARPDMRQPIQYALCYPERGPRLVERLDLAAAGMLTFEEPDTGTFPCLALAYQALQAGGTAPAVLNAANEEAVAAFLAGKLPFPGIAETVAAVLDRHRPRPVTGLDDVLEADAWARAEARALLAGAWEAGRAE encoded by the coding sequence GTGGGGGTGCGGAGCAGCCGGCCGCCGGTGCCCGGGGGCAACCGGCTCCGGCAAGCTGCGGGCGACGGAGCCCGGGGATCCGGGGCGGCGGCGGCTGGCGGGAGCATCCAGAGCCTGGCGGGGGAACCCAAGGGGGAGGCGGAAGGACCGTTGAAGAGCATAGCGCCGGTGGCGGCGGCGGGCCGGCGGGCGCAGGAACCGGCCGCAGCGCCCGCTGCGGGCAGCACCCAGCCGCCTCTGTCGGAACCGGTTCGGGGTGATGCAGGGCCGTCCGGCTGCCGTGGAGCGGGCGGGCCCGTGGCGGGCCGGCGGCGGGAGCCCGGCCCGCGGGACGAAGCCGGCGCCGGGACGGGCGTGGTGATCCTGGGCAGCACCGGGTCCATCGGCCGGCAGGCGGCCGACGTCATCGCCCGGATGCCGGGCCGGCTGCGGGCCGTGGGCCTGGCCGCGGGGCGCGACGGCGCCCGCCTGCTGGAACAGGTGCGCCGCCTCAAGCCCGAGGTGGTGGCCCTGGAGGACCCGGAGGCCGGTCGCCGCTGGAAGCCGGTTCTCGAACGGGAAGGGGTCCGGGTCCTGGTCGGACCGGGCTCCGCCGAGGTCCTGGCCACCTGGCCGGGCGCCCGGCGCGTCCTTTCCGCCATCACCGGCGCCGCCGGCCTGCGCCCTACCCTGGCGGCCCTGGAGGCGGGCCGGGACGTGGCCCTGGCCAACAAGGAGTCCCTGGTGGCGGCGGGGGACCTGGTGACACGGGTGGCGGCTGCCCGCGGCGTGCGTCTGCTGCCGGTGGACAGCGAGCACTCGGCCCTCTTCCAGTGCCTGCAGGGTCGCCGGGCCGAGGAGGTGGAGCGGCTCATCCTCACCGCCTCGGGCGGTCCCTTCCGCGGCTGGAGCCGGGAGGCCCTGGCCCGCGTGACCCCCGCGGAGGCGGTCCGCCACCCCAACTGGTCCATGGGCGCCAAGATCAGCGTGGACTCGGCCACCTTGATGAACAAGGGCCTGGAGGTCATCGAGGCCCACTGGCTCTTTGGCCTGCCCGCCGAGCGCATCGCCGTGGTGGTCCACCCCCAGAGCATCGTCCACGGCCTGGTGGAGCTGGTGGACGGGGCGACGGTGGCCGTCCTGGCGCGGCCCGACATGCGCCAGCCGATCCAGTACGCCCTGTGTTATCCTGAACGTGGACCCCGGCTGGTGGAGCGCTTGGATCTGGCCGCCGCGGGCATGCTGACCTTTGAAGAGCCGGACACCGGGACCTTCCCCTGCCTGGCCCTGGCCTACCAGGCCCTGCAGGCAGGGGGAACGGCACCGGCCGTGCTCAACGCTGCCAACGAGGAGGCGGTGGCCGCGTTCCTTGCGGGGAAGCTGCCCTTTCCGGGCATCGCCGAGACGGTGGCGGCGGTGCTGGACCGGCACCGGCCCCGGCCGGTGACCGGCCTGGACGACGTGCTGGAAGCCGACGCCTGGGCCCGGGCGGAGGCGCGGGCCCTGCTGGCAGGGGCATGGGAAGCGGGGCGGGCGGAATAA